A stretch of DNA from Macrotis lagotis isolate mMagLag1 chromosome X, bilby.v1.9.chrom.fasta, whole genome shotgun sequence:
CCACACAATGACCAAATTTGACAGTATATGCAATGTTCTATACCCATAGAccttttcaaaaaaagaagaaaaaagatatgcTTTCTCAGCTTTTCTTCAGAGTTTGATCACatacatatgaacatatatatatatatatatatatatatataatatatatagaatgTATTCTCAATCTTCTTTGTAAACCTGCTTAAACCCATTAAAGGGCTTAATTGCCCTTTGGAAAAGATGTAAATATGATTCTTCTGAGACCATGGGATTCTACTGCTTGTGGAAATGTGGCATTACCAGAAGAGTATCACAGTTTAAAGAGAGGAGTTTTTGTGGCAACAAGCCCCTTGAGATCACTAAAAATACTCAGCCATTCCCATCCAACCTGATCTCTTTCTATTCAATCTAGTCCCAGTTCATTGTCCATTGTCAGGGCCTTTCCATGATCTGTGTCCTAATGCTCtctttgtttcatatatatatattttaatgtttgatttcttttatttctttcttttgtttagtcATCACCATCactactttctctctcttcctataATTGAtcttccccccaaaattaaaattccctttcttgtgatatataaatgtgatcaaacaaaaaaatttacacaATCATCCATGTCAGAAAACATGAATCACTTACATCTCCAACACAATAGTCCTCCACCAAGAGGCAgggaatatgatttctctttcccatAAAATTCCCATTTGATTTCAATGTAATCATGGAAGAGAGTTTGCctgaagacctttttttttttttttgcaaggcaaatggggttaagtggcttgcccaaggtcacacagctaggtaattattaagtgtctgagaccggatttgaacccaggtactcctgactccagggccagtactttatccactgcaccacctagccacccccactgtgccacctggccaccccaagACTTTTAAAACTCTGTTTTATGCCACCAGTTCAAATGCTTTCTgataattcataaaaataaaataaaagatacacTTCTTGGTTAGTTGCAGTCTGTTGTAGAAAGTCATCTGCAAAAACTTGTCTCATCTGGTTCATTCTCATGTTTTCATCAAAGATATCCTTGATGCCTTTATAGATCATCCTCAGAAAGATTTCCTAGAGATGAAAAGGTAGGCATATGAATTGATAGTTACAGTCCTCTGCATCACCTTTTTTTCTGCATGAAAATATCTGTTGTCTGTGATCTTTTTCTggtatttcaaattctctccttctttgAGATAATTGTGAAATTCAGTCCTTGCATGACTTTGAAGTCCTATTTCCTCCAATACAAATGTCTTCTGAATGAATCTGATAAATTCCAATTGTTCTTCCCAATCTCATCTTGGGTCTCTTTGAGTACCATTTGCACATCTTTACATAGTACCTTGGATACTGTGGGGAGAATATCAAAATGAAGTTATTCCACCATTGAcattataaaaatacaagcaatCTGTTTTAGTTCATGTCCATGTgtcagctaggtgtctcagtggatagaatgtccaTCTTGGAGCAaggaaaaactgagtttaaatcttgtcttAGACACTATGAGTATTACAGAAGATAGGTTAATTACCCTCTCGGTTCTGGTTATttgtcagttgtttcagtcaagtccaactctttgtgacctcatttgggttttcttggcaaagaaagatgggtggtttgctatttccttctcctgttcattttatagatgagggttaagtgatttgcccaatctGTGATTATACAAAtaggaagtgtctaaggtcaaatttgaactcaggaagatgagctttcctgactccaggacattCACTGTCTGCCCTAAGGTATActttaaatgttaattatttaagCTACTTTGtttaatatatagagagagttagTTTCAGGAataagaaaatctgggttcaagtctcatcttTCACATACTTGTTGCATTATCCTGGGAAGTTGTATAACAACTTTTTTTCTTGTGAGAAGTATTCATTAAACACAGGCATGAATCTACCCAAGTATTTTTACAAGACTGTTAACCTGAATTATCTTCcaaccaacacacacacacacacacacacacacagattcctTATTTAATTTCCCATTCAAGTTAACTAGTATTTAATGTGGTAACAAGGTTCAGAAACTGTTGCCAAATTCTGAAAGCAAGAAAGAAGGGAATGTTAATAGATTGAGAAATGCATTTGAAACTGATGATTTGGGACATAACTAACAGTTCGATAGCCAGATTTCTGTTTTGAGAGATAGGAGAGTGGAAGGATTTTGGGACTGGGCCTCCCAACCTAACCTTGATTATGGTTATTATTTCACAGATCAGCAATGTCACCTTCTTCATCATTGGACCTATCATGATGTACCTTATGCATCCTTATGCCCAGAAATGCTCTCTCATCGTACAGCTGCCTTGGGTCCTCTTCATGTTAGTAGGTATGTTAGTTCCACCCCATTCTGACCATTTCCCTGGTTGTAGGATCTTCTGATCAGTGTCTCCCCGGTCCCAGGAGCTTCTTCTTAACATTTTCCCAACATAGAGGCCCCTAGCTATCATCTTTCTAGTCCTGATTAGTATCTGCCTGGCTCTGGGATCCTCTGGTCAGCATCTCCTTTATCCTGGGCTCCCATGGTGAGTATATCCCTGACCCTGAGATCCCCAATCCATATCACTCTGACTCTTAGTTCCCCATAAATCAGAGTTTCCCTGGATCTGGGGTCAGAGTCAGTGTTTCTCTAGCTTTTGGATTGCTAGAACCCAGGCAGGTGATACTTGGTTATTAGTCATGAAAATAAACTTATAATTTGAGTAAAAGATCTATAGTCAAATCCCTATTTTGCCATTTGTTGCCTTGGAGGCTTTTCCTTTTTCTGGACTTCAGGTTCctactttgtaaaatgagttcagatttctaaagtccctttcagtgATAAGCTCTAAGTCCCATGGTCCTATCAATATTATGAACCTGGCAAGTCTGGAAACATTCCACCTCACCACTCTCCCAATGAAAAGGAATTATAAATTCTGTCCTAGTAGGGGAAAAGAATGGGAATCAAGAAACACTTCTCTGAGGACCAAAAAGTGGCTTGAGTCCAGACCTCTGAATCTTGTTGGCTTTAGGTCTATTCTCTGTGTACTTCCACATGACCCTGAGTTTCATGGGACAGATGCTGGATGAGCTGGCCATCCTCTGGCTGCTGGCAACATGCTATTGTCTCTGGTTTCCCCGCTGCTACTTTCCTGCTTTCTTGAAGAATGACAGGTATAAAAGGAGGTGGCCGGCTTGGGTCGTTGCCCTCTGCCCTGACTGACCTCATCTTTCCTCCTCTGGGTTGCAGGTCCTACTTCACTTACATGATCCTGATCATCTCAATCTTGGTCACCTTCCTGGCCTTCCTAAAGCCAACTATCAATGCCTACGCACTCAACTGTGTTGCTGTACATATTTGCTACTTCGTGAGACTAGAGTACAAAAAGTGAGTAAGACCTGGTCTAGCCAGTTGATGAGTGGAGGATGCacaagaaggagggaagaaagaagaagggaaggaaggaaggggccGCAACTATGTGCTCTGAGACCCCAACCCCAGAAATTCCCCCACCTTGTCAATACACTAACCTATACAAAGACCTCATCAGTGCACTGACAGgaataaaggattttaaattgGAATGGTCCAAGAGGTCATTTCATCTAACCCCTTCATCTGTAGGGGATAGACAAACAGACACACATATgcccctctccccaacccccttcAGTGATAGAGAAACATGCAGATCTTTAGATGTTGACACCTGCTCCCAAGGCAGTCATCCTCCTGCATATAGGACTTCTGTCCTCTCCCACTGTGAGTCCTCCCCCCACCCTACTCCTTCCTTTACCTCTGGTTGGGGGAGGCTACATTCTAGGAATGGGTACTATTTAGCCTGATCTCCATATGGTCTCCAGGAAACACACCCAAGTGAATCATCTGATCAAGATATGTGTGATGTGGTGGTCCTTGGCTTTGTCCATCTGGATATGTGACCGGCTGTTCTGCACCTTCTGGCAACAGCTCAATTTCACCTATTTGCACAGCTTTTGGTGAGGGTCAAACTGGGACTAGGGTCGGGAATAGGGGAGTCCCTTATGAGATCTCAGCAATCTGAGAAGTTTCAAATATGGAAGAGTCTCTAGGAATGGGTAGGGAAGGAGCCTACTAGAGTGGCTGGGAGAAAGGTGTTTTGTAAGATTTCAGGAGTACCAGGAGAAATTCAGAGTGTCTGGAATTATGGCAGTTTGGAAGAAGTCCTATGGGATGGAGAGTCTTCAAGAAGGGGTTGAATTCATAAAAATTTGGGAATGCCCTcacttctttttaccttttctctagGCACATCTTTATCAGCTTTATGGTCCCATATATAGTAAGTGTCTTAGTTTTTCTGGAAGGCCGGTATGAGAGGCAGGATAACTGTATGGAAATTCACTACTGGCCTCTGGATGAATGGACTGTGGGGCTGCCCTATGTGATCTTAAAGGACAAGAGGGTCAACAATGGAGGCAAGAACTACTGATGGCCCCAGTGCCTGGAATAGCAGGTCTGTGGAGCCAAGAAGACCAGGTAAGGGCATCTGGGTTAGGGAAGGAAACCTCTATCCAGTAGACAAGAGACCTCTGGTTGTCTTTGGTCTAGCTCATACTCTGGCATTGAAAATAGCAGAGTACTTTATTCCGATGTTATAGAAAATAACCCCTCCAGGAAAGAAAATGACTGAGGAAGCCAAAGATGAGAAGTGACCCCTAGCAGTGTTGTTCCTAATGTTTATGAGTATAGTGAAAAGGACAATGGACTTGGGGATCAtaggatctggatttgaatcctgactcagtCACTAACATTCAATCTTTATCCAGGATGCGTTGATTTCTCTCAGTCTCCAAAAGCTGGAATCTCTTAGGTTCCTCCCACTTCCAAGTCTAATCATCCTTTATGACCCTAGATTCTTTCTCTGCTCAGCTTCAtgtttttccagctacatgcacacacacacacacatacacatgcgcGCGTGCGCGCGTGTGCGCGCCAACCTGAGATCTGGTATAGCACATGCATGTATACAAATGGATATTGAGtcttttctctgaaatcttctcattgtgtgaccttgggatgATCTCTTTCCCTCACCAAGCTTTCATTTTGTACCTTCATGggcctttcaattctaaattctcCTGTTACTTTTGTGCTGTGAAGACAGTGTCTGGGAAGGGAAACCTCAACTCTCCGAGATGTGATAGAGACCTAAAGAAAAGGGTCAAAATAGGAATAGTGAAAAGAAGCATTGGATTTGCTGAGTTCCagtctgtgtgaccctaggtaagtcccTTTCCCTATCTGGAACTCAGAATCCTTATTTATCAAATAAATAGATTGGACTAGATCTCTTAACTACTTTGTAGGTCTCAATTCCATGAAATCCTCACCTTGTACCTACAGAAATCTTTCCTGTGGTCATGGTTCAAAACAGAGAAATGATCCTTAGGGTTCCAGctctccatcttctctttctccttttttcttttctcttctcttctcccactcCTCTCAGATTTCCCCTACATTTCTCTTCTCCATACCTAATATTTCTCTTCAATTGTTTAGCCTTTGATGCTAGTGGATGTTGGATGGTGAGGCCAATCtgacaaaagaaatcatgaactcCAAGAACATCTTTGCCTGAGGTTGGATGAGCCTGTGTTTGAATTGGTCAGGAACCAATCATTCATAGAGCTTTGTGGCTTCCATACCAACAATCAATCACTTCCATGTTTCTGAGACCTATGTCTCTGTTATGAGTCATTCTCTCTGAGTGACCTCCAgacttcctccctcttcctccccataTTACTTCTCCCAGAATAACAGGATCACGGagtcttagagttggaagagaaagTCTGAAATCAACTAATTCAACCTATACCTGAACAGGAATGCCATCCCTAACAAGTAACCATCCAGTCTATACTTAAAATCctggctggggcagctaggtggcatagtggataaagcaccggccttggagtcaggagtacctgggttcaaatccggtctcagacacttaataattacctagctgtatggccttgggcaagccacttaacccaatttgccttgcaaaaacctaaaaaaaaaaaaccctggctAATGTTCCTTATCTCCAATGACCCCTAACTGTCTTCCTAGAGTTACCTCATTGTCCCCTGTATCCCTCATTTAGTCCTCTCTCCTCAGTGTTCCTTGAGTCTTGGAAATGGCGCAAGCTTCAGGAGGCTATCTACCTGAACAGGAATCTTCTCTCCATTATTCCCAGAAGAGACCATCCACCTCCACTTAAAGATCTCCAGGAATGAGGACCCCAGCTCCTTCTGAGTCAGCacattccactttgggatagcTCAGCTTGTTGGGACAGATTCAATGGATGGAAATGTTCCCTCAATGATGACCCTGCTTTCTTCCTACTTCCTCTAAAAATGTTCAAGTGGAGCAAGTCTTAGTTAATCTCATACATAAGAGATGACTCTCACGTCCCTCCTAAATCTTCCCTATCTCCAAGCTCAATTTCTTCAGTTGATTCTCCTATGACAGTCTCCAGTCTTTTTATCATCCTAAATCCCTCCTCGGGACCTAACCCAATTTGTTGATTTCCTTTACAAAAGATGACCCCAGAATTAAATACAACAGTGAACAGGATTCTATGATTTGGAGgacaaaggacctgggttcaaatcctaactctgttGTGTCTTAACTGTATGACACTGGATAAGCCATTTCCCTCTTGGGccttcatttctataaaatgaaggaattaaactaGATAACCCCTGGGGTCTTGATCAACCCTCAATCCCTTGTATTAGATGGGGGACCTCAGCAGAGTGGTAGTCTTATGCTCTGGATAACAGTCTTCAAAGAAGTCAGCATAAAACTGCAGTCCTCCCTCCAGGTTAACCCCAGGTACTTTTTCATGATGTCAAGGCATCCACAAACTCTCAAAGGTTGTTAGGAGGACAGTACAAGTTCTCTCAGTTTCTACCAAGCTAGGAAGGCTTCCCGGATAGGCCCAGCAAATAAATGGACAAGTGTCTAGAGGACCTGATTTGGTAGAGTGTGGAAAAGGTACCACCAAGTAGATGATAGGGTGTGATGAATGTTTTGTTcacaaaaaatcttttttttttttagatttttcaaggcattggggttaagtgccttgcccaaggcaacacggctaggtaattattaagtgtctgagattggatttgaacccaggtactcctgactccaagactggtgctctattcactgcagcatctagccgcccctaaaaatcttttttttttaaatgaatggtagactttgttttcttgctttcttttttttttttttggttttaggggttttttttttgcgaggcaatgggattaagtggcttgcccaaggccacacaggtaggtaattattaaatatctgaggccagatttgaactcaggtactcctgtgccacctagccgtccccacaaaaaatcttaaatactaTTACTATCCAATATGTTACAGAAGAGTTGCAATATTTTATCTTGTGGGAGCATTCTCTGCCCCAAAAAATAGCTTGTTCTGAAAGTAGTTCTATACTAAAGTCAGGTATTTCCTTAGTAGTTTTTTTCAGTGACATGAGCTTAGTGCATTAAAATTTCTGTACaaagtattcattcattcactcatccatccatccattcattcattcatcaatacCTCCCCAACCTGTACTTGTACAGCTGATATTTCTTTCTCAACCCATGTggtactttacatttatccctattaaatatcatattttattttactaaagatttccttcagttttttgtTGTGTTATGCACTGTGGAACCTTGAAGGCTATGTCAGTGGAATATAAGCTCTGGTGGACTGTTTCAAGCTAGAAAATACAAGCCTAATATCTGAACACTTGTCTATCAGAATGTGGCATTTGGGTATTGAAAGGATGACCATCAGGTTACAAATGTTAGTCATGGACACTGATGAAAGAAACCATCTACTGAGGGATGATTGTAACCTGCATCCATAGAGGGAGTCCTGGtctgaatgaatggatggatctTCTGGAGTAGCGGAATCATCTTCATCTGCCCATCCTTCTGAGCTGCTGAGATCTTCTTAGAGTCCAGTTCTACATTTCAGCATATTAGCTACCTCCTCCATTGCATCAGTGCACCATCCAAATTGttgataaaaataattagcagcttGTGACCAAGGAATGACTCCTGGGCTACTTTTCTAGAGGCTCACTGCAAGAGGATTCATTAACTACTTTTCTAGAGATTCACTCCAAGATGATTCATTAACTACTTGACTTCTCCTAGATATTTCCACTCTTATATCTCCAAagtttcccctccccttctccagtgtctcttctttctttaatattccaTTCACCCCAGACATCCTGTCTCATTCCAtcattcctcttctcctttaagTTTTTCCCCCTATCTCTGGTGTTTCCATCCATCCCCAGTATCTCTTctcaatttaattcaagaaatgtttattaagcaaGGCTCTGTGATGtgaactcaaaa
This window harbors:
- the ACER1 gene encoding alkaline ceramidase 1 → MDNIFSYQSSEVDWCEINFQHSELVAEFYNTISNVTFFIIGPIMMYLMHPYAQKCSLIVQLPWVLFMLVGLFSVYFHMTLSFMGQMLDELAILWLLATCYCLWFPRCYFPAFLKNDRSYFTYMILIISILVTFLAFLKPTINAYALNCVAVHICYFVRLEYKKKHTQVNHLIKICVMWWSLALSIWICDRLFCTFWQQLNFTYLHSFWHIFISFMVPYIVSVLVFLEGRYERQDNCMEIHYWPLDEWTVGLPYVILKDKRVNNGGKNY